The genomic DNA GGCGAAGCCGATCATCGAGCCGATCGACAGGTCGAATTCGCCTGAGATCATCAGCACGCATGCGCCGACGGCAATGATGCCCAGGTAGGCGGCGACGGTGGACCAGTTCATCACGCCGTCGAGATTGAACATGCCCGAGTCGCCGGCAAACACGCCGAACAGGATGAAGATCAATACGGTGCCGGCGATCGAGCCGAATTCGGGGCGGTTGAGCAGGGCGCGCCAGGGCGAGATGCGACGGATGCGTTCGTCGGCCTTGGCTGCCGGGTTCTTGCCGATGCTTTGGGTCATGGAGGGAGTTATCGCACTCATGAGTTACCTGCTTTCCAAACTTGCGACTGCGCAGCCAGGCGATGCGTGCTGCATCGCCCGGCCACGGGTTTAGCGGTACTGACCGGCGTATTTCTCGACGGTCGCGACGTTGTCCTTGGTCACGAAGGCAGGACCCGACCGTACGCCGTCAGCGGTGTAGATGGGCTCAAGACCGTAGGTCTTCAGGCGCTGCTGGAACTTCGGATTGGCCTTCAGCTTGGCGATGATCGCGGCCGGATCCTTGGTCTTGTCTTCATAGGCGATGACCGCGGCGGCGACCGACATATAGCCCTGCAGATACGGCTGCTGATCGATGGCGAAATTCAACTCGCCTTTCTTGACCGCGTCGATGATCGCCGGTGACAAGTCGAACGTGCCGAAGTAGAGCTTGCCGGCCTTGCCCATGCGTTCGAGCACCTGGATGGTCGGCTCGGCCGAGTTCGGGCCCAGTGCCAGCACAGCGCCGGTATCCGGATGGCTGCGCAGATACGCGCCGACCTTGCTTGCCACCACCGTCGGGTCGACGCCGGTATCAATCATCGAACCGCGGTAATCCACGCCGATCGCATCGCCGAAGCCCTTGCAGCGCTGCAGCGAGGCGACGTTGGTGGCGTAGTGGTTGACGCAGACGAAGGACTTCACGCCAGCGGCCTTGGCGCGCTCGCCTGCGGCCTTGCCGGCATCGTATTCAGGCTGGCCGATATGCAGGATCGCGCCGAGTTTCTTGCTTTCCTCGTCGGTGCCCGAGTTGAGCGTCACCACCGGGATGCCCTTGGCAGTGATGCGCATGGCCGGCTTGGACAGCACGTCGTAGTCGGCAATATCGAAGGCGACGCCGTTGTAGTTGCGCGCGGCCGCCTGCTCGAGCAGGCGCGCCATGTCCGCAAGGTCGCCGTTGGGCGGATTGCGGTAGTCGACCTGCACGCCGAAATCCTCGCCGGCCTGCTTGATCGAGTTCTTGATGGTGTTCCACCAGGAATCCGAATCGGGCGCATGGCTGATCAGGACGTACCGCTCGTTCGCGTGTGGGCCGTCGGCGGCGATGCTGGCCGCCGGCAACGCCATGGCTCCTGCCATAAGGGTTGCGAGCCACAACGAAATCTTCCGAACGCGCATATCAAGCCTCCGCTGAATGTGCCGGCCTGCTGGTGGGCCGGCTTGGGTTACGGGAGACGCCACGAAGGGACGTGGGCGTCGATGAGGGCTGGACGAGCATAGGTACGCCGCAACGGATTTTGCAATTTGCATTGCACAATAAAAAAAACTGGAAGAAAAATTCCATGTGGTGCATAACATCCCTCGCCGCGGGTCGAATGGCCCGCCTTTGGAACGGCAACGCTTGGATGGCATGGCTTCCCTAAAGACCCATGGAGCACCTATGAGCAAACGGAGCGCGGTCGACGATTTGCTGCAACGCATTGCCAGCGAATTCGACGCCTTGCCCCGCCAATTACAAGGCGTGGCGACCTATCTTGAACAGCAGCGCGCCAACATAATGGTGCAGCGCATCAATGAGATTGCTGACGGCAGCGGGGTCCATCCGTCGGCCGTGGTGCGGTTTGCCCAGCGCTTTGGCTACTCCGGCTTTACGGAAATGCAGGCGGTATTCCGCAGTGACTACACCGAGGCCACCACGCCGGCCCGCAGCTACCAGCAGCGCATTCGCAAGGTCATTGCGGACGAAAGCGCGCCCATCAGTACCGCCCAGATGGCGTTGCGCTTTATCGATGCCAGCCGCGTGGGCCTGGACGAGCTGGCCGGGGAGTTCGATGCGGCCCAGTTCGAGGCGGCCGTCGATCTGTTGATGAAGGCGGACAACATCTACGTGGTCGCCGTACGTCGCACTTTCAGCATCGCCAGCTATATCGCCTATGCGTTGCAGCACACGCAAAAGCGCGTGCATCTGGTCAGTGGCCTGGGTGGCATGTTCCGCGAGCAAATCCGCAGCATTGGTCCGAACGACGCGATGATCGCGATCAGCTTTCCGCCCTACGGCAAGGAAACGCTGTATTGCGCACGTGTCGCCCATCAGCACAAGGCGAAAGTGCTCGCCATCACCGATAGCGCGCTCGGCCCGCTGGCGCGCGATTCCACCGTGGCCCTGAAAGTTAACGAAGGCAGCGCGTTCGCCTTTCGCGCGCTCACCAGCACCATCTGTCTATGCCAGGCGCTGTTTGTCGCGCTGGCCTACAAGCTCGAATTGAAAGTCGAAGAAACCGCACATCCTGGAGAATACGATGACTAAGCAGATCGAAGTGGCCATGTTCGGCGCCGGCCGCATCGGTAACATCCATGCAGGCAACGTGGCGCGGCACCCGGGCGCAAAGTTGCGCTACGTGGTCGACGTGCACGCGCCTTCGGCCGAAGCCCTGGCGGCAAAGCATGGCGCACGCGTTGCTTCCGTCGAAGAAGCGCTGGCCGATAAAGAAGTCGGTGCGGTAGTGATCGGTTCGAGTACCGACACGCATGCCGATCTGATCAAGCGCGCGGCGGCGGCAGGCAAGGCGATCTTCTGCGAGAAGCCGGTCGATCTCGACGTCGAGCGCGCACGCGCTTGCGCCAAGGCCGTCAAGGATGCCGGCGTGACCTGCATGATCGGTTTTCAGCGTCGTTTCGATCCGACCTTTGCCGCATTGAAGTCGCGCCTTGAAGCGGGCGAGATCGGCGAAGCGGAAGTATTGATCGTTACCAGCCGTGACCCGGCACCGCCGCCGGCGTCGTACATCGCCCATTCGGGTGGTGTGTTCAAGGACATGCTGATCCACGACTTCGATATCTTCCGCTGGATTCTCGGCGGCGAGGCGGTCAGCGTGCATGCCACGGGTGGTTGTCCCGGGTTGCCGGAAGTTGCTGCGGCAGGCGATATCTCCCATGCCGCCGTCACCTTGCGCACGCGCAGCGGCGCGTTGTGCCAGATCAACACCTCGCGCCGCTCCGCCTACGGTTACGACCAGCGCTTCGAAGTGCTGGGCAGCAAGGGGCTGCTGCAAGCAGGCAATGTGCGGCCGACGCAGGTGGTCGCGTGGAACGAGCACAACATCAGCAGCGACAAGCCGGAAGCATTCTTCCTCGAGCGTTACCGCGATGCCTATGCACTGGAGATCGCGCACTTCTTCGATGCGCTGGTCAACGGTACGCCGGTGCGTACCACGATCGAAGACGGCATCAAGGCATTGGAGCTGGCCGAGCTGGCGACGCAGTCGTGGCGCGAGGGCAAAGCGTTGGAGTGTTCGATCTAAGCCTGAGTCCAGCCTTCCTGTGAGAGCGACTTCAAGGAACCTCGAATAACCACCTTCTCGTCATTCCGGCGTAGGCCGGAACCCAGTGGCTTTGCAATCGGTTGTCGCAAGAGCCTGCAAAGTCAGCTCTATCGCAAAAAATGAAAACCGATGCCACCGCCGGGAAGACGATAGGAAAAACCGAGGTCATTCGAGGTTCCCTGAGGTCGGTCCCACAAAAATCCTCATCTATTGGTATGTGAGATCGCCATGAGCAACCCCACCCTCCGCATCGGCCTCGCCGGCCTGGGCCGACTTGGCCGCCGTTATGCCGAAAACCTTGCGCGCACGGTCCCGCGTGCCAGCCTCGACGCCGTATGCAGTCCGGTCGACGAAGAAGTCGCCTGGGCGCGCGACACCCTCGGTGTATCGCGCCACTACAGTGACTACCGCGCCATGCTGGCCGATCCTGCGCTCGATGCCGTGTTCCTGGTCACGCCGACCTCATTGCACGCCGAGCAGATCGAGCAAGCGCTGGATGCCGGCAAGCACGTCTTCTGCGAGAAGCCGCTATCGCTCGATCTGGCCACCTGCCTGCATACCGTCGAACACGCCAAGCGCTATCCGCAGTTGCGTGCGATGGTGGGCTTCGTGCGCCACTTCGACGCCAGCTATCGCGATGCCAAGGCGCGTATCGAAGCCGGAGGCATCGGCAGGCCGTTCATGGTGTACTCGCAAACTGCCGACAAGCTCGACCCAACCGGCGCCTTCGTCAAGTTCGCGCCAACCAGCGGCGGCCTGTTTCTCGATTGCTCCGTACATGACATCGACCTCGCCCGCTGGCTGCTCGGTCGACCCGCCGTCAAGCGCGTCTACGCCATCGGCACCGCGGCGATGTATCCGGAACTGGAACCGATCGGCGACATCGATAACGGCGCCGCCGTTTGCGAGTTCGTCGACGGCAGCATGGCCATGTTCTACGCCTCGCGCACGCAGGCGCACGGGCACGACACACATACCGACATCATCGGCACGGCGGGTAAATTGAGTGTGGGTCGCAACCCAAGAGCGGACCGCGTAGAGATCGCCGACGCCTATGGCGTGCGCAGCTTGTCCGTACCGAGCTTCTTCGAGCGTTTCGAGGAAGCCTTCCAGGCGCAGTGCGTTCACTTTATCGACGCGGTGCTCGACAACAAGCCATTCGATCTCACGCTCGAAGATGCCGCTGAAGCCACGCGTATTGCAGTGGCACTACGTGAGTCGCGTCAATCGGGAAAGCCGATCGACCTCTAAGTACACGGCACCATCGCCCCGGCGAAGGCCGGGGCCCAGCGACGTCATTCAGCCAAGCGGACGCACGCGGAAATTACGCCCCTTGATCTTGCCCGCACGCAACCGCTCGAGCGCCTTGTTGGCAAGCGGCCTGCGAATGGCGACATAAGCGCGTGTCGCATACACATCGATCTTGCCGACATCGTCCGCGCCAAGCCCGGCATCGCCGGTGAGCGCGCCGAGGATGTCGCCGGGTCGCAGCTTGTCCTGGCGGCCAGCGTCGATGACCAGGGTCTTCATGGGAGCGAGGTGCAAGGTCTTGCCTTTAGGTGGCGCGATCTTCAAGGGTCGCCACGGGATGGGCTGGCCGTGGGTTTCCTCGATATTGCTTGCCTTGGGCAATTCGCGCGGCGTGACCAGTGTGATTGCATGGCCGCTCTGGCCGGCGCGACCGGTGCGACCGATGCGATGCGTGTGTGTTTCCGGATCGTGGGCGATGTCGTAGCTGATTACCAGCGGCAGCGAAACGATATCCAGCCCGCGTGCGGCGACGTCCGTGGCGACCAGTACCGAGCAACTGCGATTGGCGAACTGCACGAGTACTTCATCGCGATCGCGCTGTTCCATATCGCCATGCAGGGGCAGTGCGGAAAAGCCGCGCTTGTCCAGCTCGGCAGTCACGCTGTCGACGTCGCGGCGCATATTGCAGAACACCAGCGCGTGCTCGGCGTGCTCGCCGGCCAGGAGCTGGGCCAGTGCATCGAGCTTCTGCGCGGGATCGACTTCGTGAAACCGCTGCTCGATGGTGGTCTCTTCGTGCGGCGCCTCTACCGTCACTTCCACCGGGTCGCGTTGCAGCCGGCGGCTGACGTCGCGGATCTCTTCCGGATAGGTGGCCGAGAACAGCAGCGTCTGGTGATGCTTGGCGATCCGCCCGACGATGTCGTCGATCGCTTCGGAGAAGCCCATGTCCAGCATACGGTCGGCTTCGTCCAGGACCAGCACCTTGATGCCGCCACCGTGCAGGCTGCCGCGCTTCAGATGCTCCTGAATGCGGCCAGGCGTGCCGACCACGATATGCGGGTCGTGGGTGAGCGATGCGAGCTGCGGCCCAAGCGGCATGCCGCCGCACAAGGTCAACAGCTTGATATTGGGAATCGATGCGGCGAGCTTGCGGATCGCCTTGCTCACCTGATCGGCCAGCTCGCGGGTGGGGCACAGCACCAGCGCCTGCAGTCGAATCGTATCGACGTCCAGGCTGTGCAGCAGGCTGAGCCCGAAGGCGGCGGTCTTGCCACTGCCGGTCTTGGCCTGCGCAATCACATCGCGGCCCTGGAGCATCGGTGGCAGGCTCTGAGCCTGTACCGGTGTCATTTCGCTATAGCCGAGCGTTTCCACGCTGGCGAGCAGGGCGGGTTTAAGGGGGAGGGTGCTGAAGTCGGTCATGTGGACATGATCGCATCATTGTGCGGCCAACGCGCTGACCCGGGCTTAACGAGCCTGGACGGCGGCGGGAAAGGCATGCTCGGTCGCCATGCGCAGCATGGTCGGGCTGACGTGGTGACGGTGCACCGATTCGATCATGGCCATATAGAAGTGGCCGAAGCGATTCTTGCATTGGACGCGAGTGCCGAGCGTGACCTCGACCTGGCCGTCCGCGAGGATGCGCACGCCGACACAGGAGCGGAAACGCAGATGTTTGTCATCGGCGCCAAGGATGACCTGCGCGTGGCGGTCACGTTCATCGACCGTTTGAGCGAGCACGGGGTATTTTCGATTGAAAACCTGCCCATCCGGTCGCGATAGCAGCGAGGATGCGGGGCATCCCAATCGGGACGTTCGCAGCCCCCATGGCCGCACCAAGGCATTTCGGACGGCCATCATGCGCGACACGCTGGACGGTGGATTCTCCACGAAGCCGTCGAGCACTCGACTGAGCCATTGCGTGGCCGAAGCATCGGGCGTGTCTATCCTGCCGAGCTGGATGCAGAAGCTGTCCTGATGATGGAGTCCATCGCTCAGCTGCGTGAGTAGTAAAGAGTCCGCTGCGGGCGTGGTCTCGGCCGTTACGCAAAGCGTGCCGCCGGTGGCAGAGAGAAAGCCGTTGCTGTGTTGCAGCCGAACGGCTTGATAGCGAAAGCCGCCCAACATGGCGCGTACCCGGCTGCAAAAACGACTGAGCAAGGACTCGGGTGCAGCATCAAGCGCAAGACGCGTCGTCGGAACATGGCGCCGGTGCATGGGCATGGCGTCCATGAGCGCGATCACTTCCTGCGGCAATAGCTCGGTCAGGGCAGGGATCGATGCGTCGCCGCGCTGGATCTGATCGTAAACTTTCGGGGACAGTGCCCCACCGAGTTCGTTCGTGTGGCACGAGAGCGCAAAAAAAGCGGGATGTCCCGCGTTCTCTTTAAGCGGCACGAACTGATGCCAGGTGTCGCCGCCGAACCTCACCGTGAACAGGCAATCGGGTGGAATGTCGACAAAGTGCAGCGTGCGGAAAAACAGCGAAGGGTCGCTGACTAGCTGCTCATGGGGTGCCGTGGAAAAGCGCAGCTGTGCACCGCTGCTTCCGGAGATGGCGGTAAAGACGCGATGTCCCGCATGCCGGTGAAACGGATGCCCGCCCGGGCCCACGGTAAATGTATAGAGCGCGGTTGGATCCTGCCTGGAAAAATCGCTGGCACCCAGTCGGGTCGAGGGTTCATCCAACGCGTCGACAAACTCAGGGTGCGCGCGCTGTCTTGCGGCTACGCCGACGTAGAGCTGGTCACCGGCACCCGGTCCCAGTTGTGCGATCAGCGACACTTCGATCGGCAAGCCGTTGACCGACGAGGGAATGCTTACTGCGGGAAACGAAGCGACGAGGCGTGCGGGCTGACGCATGGAGCGAGCTCCTCAATGAGCTATCGCGTAGTCTTGCGAGTGGCGAGCTTGCGCGACTCGCGCTTCAGTGGACCGGCGGTGGGGCATATCTCGAAGGCAAAGCCGGTCAGCGTATTGACCAGACTGTCTCGATTGAGACGGTAGACAATGTATTGACCACGCCGCTCGCTGTTGACCAGGCCGGCGTTCTCCAGCAACGACAGATGGCGCGAAATGGCGGGCGCGCTCATTTCGAAACGGCTCGCGATCTCGCCTGCGGTCAGTTCCTGCGCGGAGAGGTAGGCAAGAATTTCGCGCCGTGGCTTGGAGGCCAGGGCTTCGAATACGAGATCGACGGCCATAGGTACTTAAGTAATTAAAGTATTAGTTAAGTATTTAGCGCCGAAACGATCTGGCAGTCAAGTGTTTGGAGCTCTCCCGTGAGGAGATCCGAATAGCCACCTGCTCGTCATCCCGGCGTAGGCCGGGACCCAGTGGCTTCAGTTGTGGGTTCTCGCGAACAGCTCTTGCACTCTGACGCGACACCCGCCGATAACGTCACTGGGTCCCGGCCTGCGCCGGGATGACGAGTAGGAGAAGGTCAGGGATTTCGAGGCCGCGCAGCCGTTACCACTGCGTCCGATTAGGCAACAACCCCTTCAACTCCGCCTCGGTCAGATTGCGCCATTGCCCCGGCTTCAGATGAGCCAGCTTCACATTGACCACGCGCACGCGGCGCAACTGGGTCACGCGGTAACCAAACGCAGCCGCCATCAGGCGAATCTGGCGATTCAGGCCCTGGGTCAGCACGATGCCGAAGCCGAATTTGGCGATCTTGCGCGTGCGGCAGGGCTTGGTCATCTGGTTGTGGATGCGCACGCCGCGGGCCATGCCGGCGAGGAATTCATCAGTCACGGGCTTGTTCACCGCCACGAGATATTCTTTCTCGTGATTGTTTTCCGCGCGCAGGATTTCGTTGACGATATCGCCGTTGCTGGTCAGCAGGATCAGGCCTTCCGAATCCTTGTCCAAGCGGCCGATCGGAAAGATACGCTGCGGGTGATCCACGAAATCGACGATATTGCCGCTGACCGTCTGGTCGGTGGTGCAGGTGATGCCGACCGGCTTGTTCAGCGCGATGTAGACGGCTTTCTTTGCCGAGGGCGTCGATGCAAGCACACGCGCGCGAACGATTTCGCCATCCACGCGCACTTCGTCGCCTTCGAGCGCCTTCGCGCCCGTGGTGACGACTTCGCCATTGATGGTGACGCGGCCAGCCAGCAGCATCTCGTCCGCTTCGCGGCGGGAGCACAGGCCGGCTTCGCTGATGTATTTGTTTACGCGCATGACTTGATTACGAACGCATGCCCACGCCGCGCTTGAGCAACACCAGTGCGACCGCCGACAAACCAATCACGAAGGCAATCATCACCACGAAAGCCACGCCGATCTGCACGTCGCTGACGCCAAGTACGCCGTAGCGGAACGCGTTGACCATGTAGAGAATCGGATTGACCAGCGAGATGCTGCGCCAGGGCTGGCCGAGCAGGTCAATCGAGTAGAACACGCCGCCCAGATAGGTCAGTGGGGTCAGCACGAAGGTCGGCACCAGGGCGATATCGTCGAACTTCTTGGCGAACACCGCATTGACGAAACCGGCCAGCGAGAACACCGTGGAGCCGAGCAGCACGGCAAGAATCGTGATGATCGGATGCACCAGGTGCAGGTCGGTGAAGAACAGCGCAATAAGCAGTACCAGCGCGCCGACAACGATGCCGCGCGTGACCGCACCGGTGACGTAGCCGAGCAGGATCACCCAGTTGGGCATCGGCGATACCAGCATTTCTTCCACCGCGCGGCTGAACTTGGCGCCGAAGAACGAGCTGGAGATATTGCCGTAGCAGTTGGTGATGATGCTCATCATGACCAGGCCGGGCACGATGTACTGCATGTAGGTAAAGCCATGCATGTCGCCAATACGGCTGCCGACCAGCTTGCCGAAGATGACGAAGTAGAGCGTCATGGTGATTGCAGGCGGGATCAGCGTCTGCGTCCAGATACGCATGATGCGTACGATTTCGCGACGAACGATGGTACCCAGTGCAACGAGATTGGCCGAGGTGCTCATGCGGCCTTCTCCTGGTTGCCGTTGCGGCCTTGCTCGACCAGACGTACGAACAGCTCTTCGAGGCGGTTGGTCTTGTTGCGCATGGAGGTGACGGTGACGCCGTTGCTTGAAAGGGCCGAGAACAAGGAGTTGAGATCGTGCGCGCGCGACATCTCCGCTTCCAGCGTGTGCGCATCGACCTGTCGCAAGGTGATGCCGGGCAGCGCGGGCAGTTCGGCCGGCAGCGTGCTGGTGTCGAACACGAAGGTTTCCACATCCATCGTTGCCAGCAGGCCTTTCATCGTGGTGTTCTCCACGATCGTGCCGTGGTCGATGATGGCGATGTTGCGGCAGAGCTGTTCGGCTTCTTCCAGATAGTGCGTGGTGAGGATCACCGTGGTGCCGGCCGCGTTGATGCCGCTGACGAACTGCCACATCGAGCGACGGATTTCGATGTCCACGCCGGCGGTGGGTTCGTCGAGGATCAGCAGCTTGGGCTCGTTCATCATCGCGCGGGCGATCATCAGGCGGCGCTTCATGCCGCCGGACAGCATGCGTGCCTGGTCCTGCGCCTTGTCCCACAAGCGCAGTTCCTTGAGATATTTCTCGGCGCGCTCGGCGGCGATCTTGCGGGGAATGCCGTAGAAGCCGGCCTGGTTCACGCAGATGTCGAACGGCTTCTCGAACTGGTTGAAGTTGATTTCCTGCGGTACCAGGCCGATCAGGCGCATGGCGGCGCTGCGCTGCTTGTTGACCGATACGCCGAATACGCGCGCATCGCCATCGCTGGCGTTGACGAGCGAGGAAAGAATACCGATCAGGGTGGACTTGCCGGCGCCGTTGGGACCGAGCAGGGCGAAGAAATCGCCGGGTTCTACCGTGAGATTGATGCCTTTGAGTGCCTGTACGCCGTTGCCGTAGGTCTTGCGTAAGTTCTCGACGACGAGCGCGGGGGCGGAGGAAGTGGACGTCATGGGCTGCACCGAGGGGGCTAGCCCTCTATTATAGCCGGCTGGCCCGGCATCCCTGACGGGACGCACCGTTCCGTAAACGAGCATTTTCCATGGCAGATCACTTCACTCTCCGTCTTGTCGATAGCTACATGCTGGCGCCGACCGTGCGCCACCTGATCTTCGAACGGGCGGACGGGCAGCCCTTGAGCTTCGTGCCGGGGCAGTTCCTGCAGGTGCATTTTCAGTACGACGACGGCACCGCCACCAAGCGCAGCTATTCGGTGGGCACGGTCGGGGACGGCAGCTCGCCGGCGCAACGGATCGAGATTGCGGTCAGCTATGTCGACGGCGGCGCGGCCACCAAGTTATTGGGTGGGCTGGAAAATGGGCAGACCATCGAGGCCAGCGGGCCTTACGGCCGGTTCTGCCTGCAGGATGCCGACCTGCATCCACGCTACCTGCTGCTGGCGACCGGCACGGGCGTTACGCCTTATCGCGCCATGCTGCCGCTGTTTGAAAAGCTGTTGGCCAAGGGCGGGCGGGAAGTGGTGCTGCTCTACGGTGCCCGCAACGAGACCGAACTGCTCTATGGCGAGGAATTCGAAGCCTTTGCGCAGCGGGTGCCCGGTTTCACTTTCCATGGCTGCCTGAGCCGCGAACCTCGCGCGGTGCCGCGGCCCAGCGACCGCAACGGTCACGTGCAGAGCGTGCTGGCCGAGCTGGCGCCAAGCGCCGAGCGCGATATCGCCTATCTCTGCGGCAACCCGAACATGGTCGATGCCGCCTTTGCAGCCCTGAAGGATTTCGGTCTGCCGGTGCCGCAGATCCGTCGCGAGAAATATGTTTCGTCACGCTGACAGGTTATTTATCAGCCGCTTACCCGTGTTTGTGCAGGCTTGAGGTGAAGTTTCCTTAACGGAAGTTAAGTTTTCCGCTCAAGTCTGCCGAAATGTGCCGTTATATGGAGACATCCTCTCCATCCATCTGTCCTTGTACGAGCTTCCCCGAATCCGATTGGCCTATAAAGTGTGATTCGCATCACAAATCGGATCGTCTGCGCGAAACATTCACTCAAGCAGGGGTAACACACGCCGACAGAGCCTAAAGCCGCCCAATTTTTAAACTGGGCGCGGGAGGCTGTATGCGTGGCGTGATTCGAAAGATTCTTCTGGCCGGCATGGTGGTTGCCGGTAGCAGCGCGCACGCCAGTGGGGGCGTGATTGCCTTTTCCGGTGCCGTCGTCGAGCCAACCTGTTCGGTCGGAACGCAGCGCATTGTCGCGGCCGAAGCCGTCGGCACGTCCCAACGTTATCGCTGCTCGGAGCAGGTTGGCGCTGCCTCGGCACAGGTCGCGCAATCGTATGCGCTTTCGGTAACCGAGCTGACCGGCACGCCGCTAGGCTCTGACCGTTTAATCGTCTACTTCGCCAATTACTTGAGCGCGCAGCCGAAGCTGGTCACGCAGGTCTACGATTGAAAGCCCTGAATCACTGATAGCTGAGCGTGAATGTCGCAGTTGTGCTGACGGTGCCGGCGGCCGGTGACGCAGCGGTCTGATAGTAGCGAGCGTAATAGGTCAGATTGTACGGACCATTCGGCGTGGCACCGACGACGGCTGGCGTGCCGAAAGTGATCGGTACGAAACTCTGATCGATCAGCTGCACACCCACATTTTTCGCTCGCCCCGAGCCCGTGCTGTTGGCGATGACGCTGTTGGCTACGCTGGCGGGATTGGACGTGTCGAATTCGATCGCCAGCGTGCTGCCCGCGGAGCAGCTGAGCGAGATGTTGAAAGCGGTCGCGCCGGCGGTGGTCCCTATGCCATTGAATGCGGTGGTCGAGATGGTCGGCAATACGACGTTGATGGCGTTGTTATTGACCGTGCACGACGGATAAGTGAAGGTCACCGAGCCGACGAGGTTGAAGTTTTCCGCGCGGAGAAGGCCGAAGAAGCCATCGTAGCGCCAATAACCGAGCGTACCCGCGTTCAACACGGCGCCATTGGCGATCGGGCCGGTCTTGACCAGCTCGAAGCCCGAGGTCACCGACAGTTCGTACGTACCCGAAGCGACCGAGTCGCCGCCGTAGGGCACCAGATAATTGCTGGTATCCGGATGGGTAATGCGATAACCCACGCCGCTGGTTCCGGTCGGGAAGATCGTCGTGCTGGTGCCGGGCTGGCTGCCAACGAGATTGACGACGCCGATACGTGTCGTGCCTGAGCACGACAGTTCGGATGTCGGCGAGGGCGCGAACTGCGACGAGCTCGCCAGCACCGTACCGACCGGTGCATTGGCATTGATGGTAACTACCGAGTTCGGCATCGAGATATTGACGTTCGACGTATTGCCGCTGCTGAAGGAACACGAGGCGCGCGCCGCGATCGGCAGGGTCGAGAGTAACGCCATGAACAGCAGGACGATGGTGTGACGAACGGGGTTCATGAGTCGCTCCGGCCGGTGGCGACGACAGCATGGCAGGTTGCCTCAAGCTGTTCGTAGGCGTTCTGGCTTTGACCCGCCTTCAATTGATAGGGGAAGCTGCAGCGCATGCCCGGCTCACCGTCGGTCGACCATTGCACGGTGAGCTGGCCCTGGTCGTTGGCGCCGCGCACC from Dyella sp. GSA-30 includes the following:
- a CDS encoding pseudouridine synthase, giving the protein MRVNKYISEAGLCSRREADEMLLAGRVTINGEVVTTGAKALEGDEVRVDGEIVRARVLASTPSAKKAVYIALNKPVGITCTTDQTVSGNIVDFVDHPQRIFPIGRLDKDSEGLILLTSNGDIVNEILRAENNHEKEYLVAVNKPVTDEFLAGMARGVRIHNQMTKPCRTRKIAKFGFGIVLTQGLNRQIRLMAAAFGYRVTQLRRVRVVNVKLAHLKPGQWRNLTEAELKGLLPNRTQW
- a CDS encoding ABC transporter permease produces the protein MSTSANLVALGTIVRREIVRIMRIWTQTLIPPAITMTLYFVIFGKLVGSRIGDMHGFTYMQYIVPGLVMMSIITNCYGNISSSFFGAKFSRAVEEMLVSPMPNWVILLGYVTGAVTRGIVVGALVLLIALFFTDLHLVHPIITILAVLLGSTVFSLAGFVNAVFAKKFDDIALVPTFVLTPLTYLGGVFYSIDLLGQPWRSISLVNPILYMVNAFRYGVLGVSDVQIGVAFVVMIAFVIGLSAVALVLLKRGVGMRS
- a CDS encoding ABC transporter ATP-binding protein; translated protein: MTSTSSAPALVVENLRKTYGNGVQALKGINLTVEPGDFFALLGPNGAGKSTLIGILSSLVNASDGDARVFGVSVNKQRSAAMRLIGLVPQEINFNQFEKPFDICVNQAGFYGIPRKIAAERAEKYLKELRLWDKAQDQARMLSGGMKRRLMIARAMMNEPKLLILDEPTAGVDIEIRRSMWQFVSGINAAGTTVILTTHYLEEAEQLCRNIAIIDHGTIVENTTMKGLLATMDVETFVFDTSTLPAELPALPGITLRQVDAHTLEAEMSRAHDLNSLFSALSSNGVTVTSMRNKTNRLEELFVRLVEQGRNGNQEKAA
- a CDS encoding FAD-binding oxidoreductase, translating into MADHFTLRLVDSYMLAPTVRHLIFERADGQPLSFVPGQFLQVHFQYDDGTATKRSYSVGTVGDGSSPAQRIEIAVSYVDGGAATKLLGGLENGQTIEASGPYGRFCLQDADLHPRYLLLATGTGVTPYRAMLPLFEKLLAKGGREVVLLYGARNETELLYGEEFEAFAQRVPGFTFHGCLSREPRAVPRPSDRNGHVQSVLAELAPSAERDIAYLCGNPNMVDAAFAALKDFGLPVPQIRREKYVSSR
- a CDS encoding fimbrial protein encodes the protein MNPVRHTIVLLFMALLSTLPIAARASCSFSSGNTSNVNISMPNSVVTINANAPVGTVLASSSQFAPSPTSELSCSGTTRIGVVNLVGSQPGTSTTIFPTGTSGVGYRITHPDTSNYLVPYGGDSVASGTYELSVTSGFELVKTGPIANGAVLNAGTLGYWRYDGFFGLLRAENFNLVGSVTFTYPSCTVNNNAINVVLPTISTTAFNGIGTTAGATAFNISLSCSAGSTLAIEFDTSNPASVANSVIANSTGSGRAKNVGVQLIDQSFVPITFGTPAVVGATPNGPYNLTYYARYYQTAASPAAGTVSTTATFTLSYQ